One Amycolatopsis sp. NBC_00355 genomic window carries:
- a CDS encoding MbtH family protein, producing the protein MDAFKDFTVVVNDEEQYSIWPAELAVPAGWHPAGKSGTREECVAWVDKTWTDIRPKSLRVALGV; encoded by the coding sequence GTGGACGCGTTCAAGGACTTCACGGTCGTCGTCAACGACGAGGAGCAGTACTCGATCTGGCCGGCCGAGCTGGCCGTACCCGCCGGCTGGCACCCGGCCGGCAAGAGCGGCACCCGCGAGGAGTGCGTCGCCTGGGTCGACAAGACCTGGACCGACATCCGCCCGAAGAGCCTGCGCGTCGCGCTGGGCGTCTGA
- a CDS encoding phosphopantetheine-binding protein gives MLETIAAVWAEELGVTEVRPEDGFFELGGHSLTALRVVYRVRDEFAVDLSLRDLMAARTLLDFVETVRSAQQAPARPTVALVGRRGTR, from the coding sequence ATGCTCGAGACGATAGCCGCGGTGTGGGCCGAAGAACTGGGCGTCACCGAAGTGCGGCCGGAAGACGGCTTCTTCGAGCTGGGCGGCCACTCGCTGACCGCGTTGCGGGTGGTCTACCGGGTGCGGGACGAGTTCGCGGTGGACCTCTCGCTGCGCGACCTGATGGCCGCCCGGACCCTCCTGGACTTCGTCGAGACGGTGCGGTCCGCGCAGCAGGCCCCCGCCCGGCCGACGGTCGCCCTGGTCGGCCGCCGGGGAACCCGGTGA
- a CDS encoding thioesterase II family protein gives MTGPRPAIAGDWCYRPHPLPDATPQAVCFPHAGGDVTAFAGLAAALAPDLEVWAIRLPGRGGRFGDPMPAGFPDLVSAVADGLSAYLRPGSLFYGQSFGALLAYEVARALPSAFRPRIVVPACAAPPPGWPGSIPPTSEGASDLLERCGLATALPADETIRELAVAAIRTDLTVCRGYHYRPDPVPDFPIHAVAGSSDAGLPPATLAGWADATTGAFTASVEPGGHLLATPLSGGPAGLLRTLHVRS, from the coding sequence GTGACCGGTCCGCGTCCGGCGATCGCGGGGGACTGGTGCTACCGGCCGCACCCGCTGCCGGACGCGACCCCGCAGGCCGTGTGCTTCCCGCACGCGGGAGGCGACGTCACGGCGTTCGCCGGCCTGGCCGCGGCACTGGCCCCGGACCTGGAGGTCTGGGCGATCCGGCTGCCCGGCCGCGGAGGCCGCTTCGGCGACCCGATGCCGGCCGGCTTCCCGGATCTGGTGTCCGCGGTGGCCGACGGCCTCTCGGCGTACTTGCGGCCGGGCTCACTGTTCTACGGCCAGAGTTTCGGTGCTCTCCTGGCGTACGAAGTGGCTCGTGCCTTGCCGTCGGCGTTTCGCCCGCGAATCGTGGTCCCGGCCTGCGCGGCCCCGCCGCCAGGCTGGCCGGGCTCGATCCCGCCGACCTCGGAAGGCGCGTCGGACCTGCTCGAACGCTGCGGCCTGGCCACGGCCCTGCCCGCGGACGAGACGATCCGCGAACTGGCGGTGGCGGCGATCCGGACGGACCTGACGGTCTGCCGCGGCTACCACTACCGCCCCGACCCAGTGCCGGACTTTCCCATCCACGCGGTTGCCGGTTCGTCGGACGCAGGCCTGCCGCCGGCCACGCTGGCCGGCTGGGCGGACGCCACGACGGGCGCTTTCACCGCGTCGGTCGAGCCGGGTGGGCACCTGCTCGCGACGCCACTGTCCGGCGGCCCCGCAGGCCTGCTCCGCACCTTGCACGTCCGGTCGTGA
- a CDS encoding cytochrome P450, which translates to MSTATVDLTDPGLWARPDVGGIVADLRAQAPVHRTETALDGPVWSVLGYDLGSRVLTDATTFSSTGGSLLGTGGAPAGAGKMMALSDGPRHRELRAPVLPYFSPKGVRGAAQSITELAKRVVEDAVEQGEADLVDVLATVPLVVMCDLLGIPGDDRDLVVAVCDEAFLAQTPDARRAGHQKLLPYLFEKVVQRRKNPADDLISTLATHRIKGRRLPIEDVVLNLDNIVVGGVQTVRHTAAMSVHALMRRPGLWKALAEGADLDLATDELLRFTSVGLHVLRTATTQVELGGHIIEAGDKVAVWTWSADHDPAMFDRPDELLLDRSPNRHLALGVGAHYCVGAPLAKAELKAIYAALLDQVAVLEPVGDAVHNRSIINFGFDHLPVRLRAR; encoded by the coding sequence GTGTCCACCGCCACCGTCGATCTGACCGATCCCGGCCTCTGGGCCCGGCCCGACGTCGGCGGTATCGTCGCCGATCTGCGGGCCCAGGCTCCCGTCCACCGCACCGAGACCGCGCTCGACGGGCCCGTCTGGTCGGTGCTCGGTTACGACCTCGGCTCCCGTGTCCTCACCGACGCCACCACCTTCAGCTCCACCGGCGGTTCGCTCCTCGGGACGGGCGGTGCCCCAGCCGGCGCGGGCAAGATGATGGCGCTTTCCGACGGTCCCCGGCACCGTGAACTCCGGGCTCCCGTCCTGCCGTACTTCTCGCCCAAGGGTGTGCGCGGCGCGGCCCAGAGCATCACCGAACTGGCCAAGAGGGTCGTCGAAGACGCTGTCGAGCAGGGTGAAGCCGATCTTGTCGACGTCCTCGCCACCGTGCCGCTCGTCGTGATGTGCGATCTGCTCGGCATTCCCGGTGACGACCGCGATCTGGTCGTCGCGGTCTGCGACGAAGCGTTTCTGGCCCAGACGCCGGACGCGCGCCGCGCCGGGCATCAGAAGCTGTTGCCGTATCTGTTCGAGAAGGTCGTCCAACGGCGTAAGAACCCGGCCGACGACCTCATCAGCACCCTCGCCACCCACCGCATCAAGGGCCGGCGCCTGCCGATCGAGGATGTCGTGCTCAACCTCGACAACATCGTCGTCGGCGGGGTGCAGACCGTGCGGCACACCGCGGCGATGAGCGTCCACGCGCTGATGCGGCGACCCGGTCTCTGGAAAGCGCTGGCCGAGGGCGCCGACCTCGACCTCGCCACCGACGAGCTGCTGCGGTTCACCTCCGTCGGCCTGCACGTCCTGCGCACCGCCACGACCCAGGTCGAGCTCGGCGGGCACATCATCGAGGCGGGCGACAAGGTCGCGGTGTGGACGTGGTCCGCCGACCACGATCCGGCGATGTTCGACCGGCCTGACGAACTCCTGCTCGACCGGTCGCCGAACCGGCACCTCGCCCTCGGCGTCGGCGCGCACTACTGCGTCGGCGCTCCGCTCGCCAAGGCCGAGCTGAAAGCGATCTACGCCGCCCTGCTGGATCAGGTCGCCGTGCTGGAACCTGTCGGCGACGCGGTGCACAACCGCTCGATCATCAACTTCGGCTTCGACCACCTCCCGGTGCGCCTGCGGGCCCGCTGA
- a CDS encoding MFS transporter has product MTQAQVYETKPTAMWGKVGLLLTGQGISLIGDQVFFIAAVWAAAQLGGTAAVTWVTLAESVPRALAMIFGGVICDAFGPRSVLLRTTSVRIAVLAVSVVVALSAQSVTLLVVVAALEGAMLGLGSPSFGTLMPRMVPKDRLSTANSVRTMVARFAPILGSPFGAWLVATGHLGVALAVVCGGCVVSLVCLAPATKAIDAPRTVSSVPLWRRSGDGLKLLRADRRLRLLFLSGLCLDFAFAWPMNPGLPEVVIERGWAVSAVGLLIACWAAGALVSAGLGALLGDRVPISVRLVGSGIGIAVLLLGMVLVPSLWVMAAMAVALGVCSGQNGPAAVTLYQQAAPMDRLGVAMSMVSLSGIGCAPLAYAVSGAIASFTTPVVAWICSAVIAFGGPVFAARALRLPQ; this is encoded by the coding sequence ATGACACAAGCTCAGGTGTACGAGACAAAACCCACCGCGATGTGGGGCAAAGTCGGACTGCTGCTCACCGGCCAGGGCATCTCCCTGATCGGCGACCAGGTCTTCTTCATCGCCGCCGTCTGGGCCGCCGCCCAGCTCGGCGGGACGGCCGCCGTCACGTGGGTGACGCTGGCCGAGTCCGTCCCGCGCGCGCTCGCGATGATCTTCGGCGGCGTCATCTGCGACGCCTTCGGGCCCCGCTCGGTCCTGCTGCGCACCACATCCGTGCGGATCGCGGTGCTGGCCGTCTCGGTCGTGGTCGCGTTGTCCGCGCAGTCGGTGACGCTGCTCGTCGTCGTCGCGGCGCTCGAAGGCGCAATGCTCGGGCTCGGGTCGCCGTCCTTCGGCACGCTCATGCCGCGCATGGTCCCGAAGGACCGGTTGAGCACGGCGAACTCGGTCCGCACCATGGTCGCGCGCTTCGCGCCGATTCTCGGTTCGCCGTTCGGCGCCTGGCTGGTCGCGACCGGGCACCTCGGCGTCGCCCTCGCCGTCGTCTGCGGCGGTTGTGTCGTTTCGTTGGTCTGCCTGGCTCCGGCGACCAAGGCGATCGACGCGCCGCGCACGGTGTCCAGCGTGCCGTTGTGGCGCCGCTCGGGTGACGGCCTCAAGCTGCTGCGCGCCGACCGCCGGCTCCGGCTGCTGTTCCTTTCCGGGCTGTGCCTGGACTTCGCGTTCGCGTGGCCGATGAACCCCGGCCTGCCCGAGGTGGTCATCGAACGCGGCTGGGCGGTTTCCGCGGTCGGCCTGCTCATCGCCTGCTGGGCGGCCGGCGCGCTGGTGTCGGCCGGGCTCGGCGCGCTGCTCGGCGACCGCGTGCCGATCTCGGTACGGCTCGTCGGCAGCGGGATCGGGATCGCCGTCCTGTTGCTGGGCATGGTTCTGGTGCCGTCGTTGTGGGTGATGGCCGCGATGGCCGTCGCGCTGGGCGTGTGCTCCGGCCAGAACGGCCCGGCCGCGGTGACGCTCTACCAGCAGGCGGCGCCGATGGACCGCCTCGGCGTCGCGATGTCGATGGTGTCGCTGTCCGGCATCGGCTGCGCGCCGCTGGCCTACGCGGTGTCCGGCGCCATCGCCAGTTTCACCACCCCCGTCGTCGCCTGGATCTGCAGCGCCGTGATCGCCTTCGGCGGCCCGGTGTTCGCGGCCCGGGCCCTGCGCCTGCCCCAGTGA